The following are from one region of the Bacillota bacterium genome:
- a CDS encoding FHA domain-containing protein, with product MERKGPCLIIEKGEPYESGYRIQLPSKEILIGRSWGPYKPDLPFTSLYISKKHALLYYRNGQIILRDLASKHGTQVNGCILEPDFPYALRNGDEISLARGEAILRVDNFGDAESGETVDFDNFSSAIAETTSCTLVINLERREILLDGQQLYLFGKDLELLLLLYRNKNKAVSYNDIRFNVWPERPLTNNVPDVGNDEINALVYRLRKRLGKYGQRIITIPRYGYMLDL from the coding sequence ATGGAACGAAAAGGGCCTTGTTTAATCATAGAAAAAGGTGAACCATATGAGAGTGGGTATCGGATTCAATTACCATCAAAGGAAATATTGATCGGGCGTTCCTGGGGACCATACAAGCCAGATCTCCCGTTCACAAGTCTATACATTTCAAAAAAGCATGCATTGCTCTACTACCGGAACGGCCAAATCATTCTGCGAGACCTTGCCAGCAAACACGGTACCCAGGTTAACGGCTGCATTCTCGAACCAGACTTTCCCTACGCGCTCAGAAACGGTGATGAAATCAGCCTTGCCAGGGGGGAAGCCATCCTGAGAGTTGACAACTTTGGCGATGCTGAATCCGGTGAAACCGTTGATTTTGATAACTTTAGCTCTGCTATAGCGGAAACTACCAGTTGTACGCTGGTCATCAACCTTGAGCGCAGAGAAATTTTACTAGACGGGCAGCAGTTATATTTATTTGGGAAAGACCTTGAACTTCTTTTGCTGTTGTACCGGAACAAAAACAAGGCGGTCAGTTATAACGATATCAGGTTTAACGTATGGCCGGAACGCCCCCTGACCAATAATGTTCCCGATGTAGGAAACGACGAAATCAATGCTCTTGTATACCGCTTGAGAAAACGATTAGGCAAATACGGGCAGCGGATTATCACCATCCCGCGCTATGGATATATGCTGGATTTATAA